A window of Cohnella herbarum contains these coding sequences:
- a CDS encoding ABC transporter substrate-binding protein, with protein sequence MARVKTWATLALSAMVLTTAACGQSGNKNANAGASSNPSSEETASVTPGEASAATNEKITIKFYSYNLATAGQKEGTQLLIDEFQAAHPNITIEGIPVASTDINSKVQADIAAGSPPDVAQLVFDGLDYAVHNYGAKPLEDIVSAEEMKTNFEGFSPNGLKLGQLNGKTYGLPFTFSTPVLFYNAKLFKDAGLDPEKPPTTWAEVKEYALKIAEKTKASGVHVGGAVGADWIVQALIGSNGGKVLSDDRKTIQFGEPAAVEAIQMWQDLIASGANDKLNDGEVVEAMTQGKVGMLLFTSALQNMLVTASQAGGWELKAASMPTYDGKPTTPVNSGSALFILTDDKAKQQAAWEFLKFATSERGYTIITSKIGYLPLRPSIVEDPKYLKEWVEQNPLIKPNLKQLESLQPWVSYPGPNWKQIETILLEAVQKSILSDGDIAPIMQDAQKRAQALVQ encoded by the coding sequence ATGGCACGGGTAAAAACATGGGCAACTCTAGCGTTATCGGCAATGGTGCTGACGACCGCGGCATGCGGGCAATCGGGCAATAAGAATGCGAACGCGGGAGCTAGCTCGAACCCTTCAAGCGAAGAAACGGCATCCGTGACGCCAGGTGAGGCATCCGCCGCGACGAATGAGAAAATCACGATCAAATTTTACAGCTATAACTTGGCCACGGCAGGTCAGAAGGAAGGTACGCAGCTGCTCATCGACGAATTTCAAGCAGCCCACCCGAACATCACGATCGAAGGCATCCCCGTAGCGTCCACGGATATCAACTCCAAGGTACAGGCGGACATTGCCGCCGGTTCTCCGCCCGACGTCGCGCAGCTCGTGTTCGACGGTCTAGATTATGCCGTCCATAATTACGGCGCCAAACCGCTCGAAGATATCGTGTCCGCGGAAGAAATGAAAACCAACTTCGAAGGCTTCTCGCCGAACGGCCTGAAGCTGGGCCAATTGAATGGCAAGACGTACGGACTTCCGTTTACTTTCAGCACGCCGGTATTATTCTACAACGCCAAGCTGTTCAAGGACGCGGGCCTCGATCCCGAGAAACCGCCGACCACTTGGGCGGAAGTCAAAGAATACGCGCTTAAGATCGCGGAGAAAACGAAAGCTTCCGGCGTTCACGTCGGCGGAGCGGTCGGCGCGGACTGGATCGTTCAGGCTCTGATCGGAAGCAACGGCGGCAAGGTGCTGTCCGACGATCGCAAGACGATTCAATTCGGAGAGCCCGCTGCCGTTGAAGCGATCCAAATGTGGCAGGATCTTATCGCAAGCGGCGCTAACGACAAGCTGAACGACGGCGAAGTGGTCGAAGCGATGACTCAAGGCAAAGTGGGCATGCTTCTTTTCACCAGCGCTTTGCAGAATATGCTGGTAACCGCCTCGCAAGCCGGAGGTTGGGAATTGAAGGCGGCTTCGATGCCGACCTATGACGGAAAGCCGACAACCCCCGTGAACTCGGGCAGCGCGTTGTTCATCTTGACCGATGACAAAGCCAAACAGCAAGCGGCTTGGGAATTTCTCAAGTTCGCGACTAGCGAACGCGGCTATACGATCATCACTTCCAAAATCGGATATTTGCCGCTTCGTCCGAGCATCGTGGAAGACCCGAAATATTTGAAGGAATGGGTCGAGCAGAATCCGTTGATCAAGCCGAACTTGAAACAGCTTGAATCCTTGCAACCGTGGGTGTCTTATCCGGGCCCGAACTGGAAGCAGATCGAGACGATTCTGCTGGAAGCCGTGCAGAAATCGATCCTGAGCGACGGGGATATCGCTCCGATCATGCAAGACGCTCAGAAACGGGCGCAAGCGCTCGTACAGTAA
- a CDS encoding TetR/AcrR family transcriptional regulator → MLTLSLRQERKKTQSLHALKEAFVQLILESKEAAAITVSEIADRADFNRSTFYFHYKDKNEIMEDLFYDALNGFREALVAPFRHEKQIRLNDDILPSTRLLFDHIEKNRNLFMALHDIGTTPTLYERLEKLYRTLFSDDFFVLDNRSYPDIDYSILLSAQIHSLLGIIKYWIDSRLKYSSEYMCDQMMMINLNRPADMAIRKRGDGPLRPLSLSQSHYSV, encoded by the coding sequence TTGTTGACCCTTTCTCTGCGTCAGGAACGGAAAAAAACGCAATCTCTCCATGCCCTAAAAGAAGCGTTCGTCCAACTTATTCTGGAAAGCAAGGAAGCCGCGGCCATTACCGTATCGGAGATCGCGGACCGTGCCGATTTCAATCGCAGTACTTTCTATTTTCACTACAAGGATAAGAACGAAATTATGGAAGATTTATTTTACGATGCGCTGAACGGGTTTCGGGAAGCTTTGGTCGCTCCGTTCCGTCACGAGAAACAAATTCGTCTGAACGACGATATCCTTCCGTCGACGCGACTGTTGTTCGACCATATCGAAAAGAACAGAAACCTTTTCATGGCATTGCATGATATTGGAACGACTCCGACTCTTTACGAACGACTTGAAAAGCTCTATCGCACGTTGTTCTCTGACGACTTTTTCGTTCTCGACAACCGTTCGTATCCTGATATCGACTACTCGATCTTGCTAAGCGCGCAAATCCACTCTCTGCTGGGCATTATTAAATATTGGATCGATTCCCGGCTTAAATATTCTTCCGAGTACATGTGCGATCAAATGATGATGATCAACCTAAACAGACCGGCCGATATGGCCATTAGGAAAAGGGGCGACGGACCACTCCGGCCTTTATCCTTGTCGCAGTCGCATTATTCCGTGTAA
- a CDS encoding metallophosphoesterase family protein, with the protein MSIQLNRKANEIWFDESRFATDKRPWFGQLPKTEQDDFSFAVVGDRCGMAIEGVFEKALGLLADLKPSFIISVGDLIEGYWRDPKPVHEEWDEIDAKIEATGVPFFQVVGNHDYSNEMMQGVWRARKGFEYYAFRMNDVLFLVVNTEEPPSEFSDELIDLIKKATAKVKKEPDKAMEHLQEFYVELVGNLSPEQLQGMSKVEMGIGEEQLAFFKQVLENNSDVKRTFACMHKPGWKSDNPEFARLEQMLHGRPHTIFAGHFHALEYSEQEEGRHQQIQLGRTGGSPHGTNPCDENLILWVTMKSGVPAYRVIHLDGVTEIGNYSPQQHAHAKG; encoded by the coding sequence ATGTCGATTCAATTGAACAGAAAAGCAAACGAAATATGGTTCGACGAATCCCGGTTTGCGACCGACAAACGGCCGTGGTTCGGACAGCTGCCGAAGACGGAGCAAGACGACTTTTCGTTCGCGGTAGTCGGAGATCGTTGCGGGATGGCGATCGAGGGCGTGTTCGAGAAAGCGCTTGGCCTGTTGGCGGATTTGAAGCCGAGCTTCATCATCTCCGTGGGGGACTTAATCGAAGGATACTGGCGCGATCCGAAACCTGTGCATGAAGAATGGGACGAAATCGACGCAAAAATAGAAGCGACAGGGGTACCGTTCTTCCAAGTCGTAGGCAATCACGACTACAGCAACGAGATGATGCAAGGGGTATGGAGAGCGCGTAAAGGATTCGAGTATTATGCTTTCCGGATGAATGACGTGCTTTTCCTGGTCGTGAACACCGAAGAGCCTCCTAGTGAATTTTCGGACGAGCTGATCGATCTCATCAAGAAGGCGACGGCGAAGGTGAAGAAAGAACCGGATAAGGCGATGGAGCATCTTCAAGAGTTCTACGTCGAGCTTGTAGGTAACTTGTCTCCGGAGCAACTGCAAGGTATGTCTAAAGTCGAAATGGGAATCGGAGAAGAACAGTTGGCGTTCTTCAAGCAGGTGCTCGAAAACAATTCGGATGTTAAGCGTACGTTCGCCTGCATGCACAAGCCGGGCTGGAAATCGGACAATCCGGAGTTCGCCCGCCTGGAGCAAATGCTGCATGGACGACCTCACACGATATTCGCGGGCCACTTTCACGCGCTGGAATATTCGGAGCAAGAGGAAGGCCGCCATCAGCAAATCCAGTTAGGCCGTACGGGCGGAAGCCCGCATGGAACGAACCCGTGCGACGAGAATTTGATTTTATGGGTGACGATGAAGAGCGGCGTTCCCGCTTACCGGGTCATTCATTTGGACGGCGTAACGGAAATCGGCAATTACTCTCCGCAACAGCACGCTCACGCCAAAGGATGA
- a CDS encoding carbohydrate ABC transporter permease, with protein MYKTMNASTIGKHAILVVLSLLAAFPLYWMIVTSFKPETEVFTSSLLPSHWTFDNYVKAWNSIPMARMMTNSLAVAVIQTIMQVLTSILAAYAFTRWDFRGSGLIYTLIALTWLVPFQVIMIPNYIVISELGWRNSLAGLIVPNIASAFAVLQLYNTFKSFPKALIEAARLDGASDWGVLWRTILPNLKAPIASIAVLLFITGWNDYFWPLLVSNKLENSTLQIGLQMFMSSDSNLWGPLMAATTIASFPVLVIYLLLQRHIIESFVKGGLK; from the coding sequence ATGTATAAAACGATGAATGCCTCTACGATCGGCAAACACGCGATACTCGTCGTCCTAAGCTTATTAGCCGCATTTCCGCTATATTGGATGATAGTGACTTCCTTCAAGCCGGAGACGGAAGTGTTTACTTCCAGCCTGCTGCCTAGCCATTGGACGTTCGATAACTACGTCAAAGCATGGAACTCCATTCCGATGGCCCGAATGATGACGAACTCGCTTGCCGTGGCCGTTATCCAGACTATCATGCAAGTTCTGACGAGCATATTGGCCGCCTATGCCTTTACCCGGTGGGATTTTCGCGGTAGCGGCCTTATTTATACGCTCATTGCGTTGACGTGGCTCGTTCCGTTCCAAGTGATCATGATTCCGAATTACATTGTGATCAGCGAGCTGGGCTGGCGGAATTCCTTGGCGGGGCTGATCGTGCCGAATATCGCTTCCGCGTTCGCGGTGCTTCAATTGTACAATACGTTCAAGTCGTTCCCGAAAGCGTTGATCGAAGCGGCGCGCCTGGACGGAGCGTCCGACTGGGGAGTGCTATGGCGCACGATATTGCCTAACCTGAAGGCGCCGATCGCTTCCATTGCGGTGCTGCTGTTCATTACGGGCTGGAATGACTACTTCTGGCCGCTGCTAGTCTCGAATAAGCTGGAAAATTCCACGCTTCAGATCGGCTTGCAAATGTTCATGTCTTCGGACTCCAACCTATGGGGTCCGCTCATGGCGGCGACGACTATCGCGAGCTTTCCCGTACTCGTTATTTATTTACTCTTGCAACGGCACATCATTGAATCTTTCGTAAAAGGCGGGCTGAAATAA
- a CDS encoding GntR family transcriptional regulator has protein sequence MSSSSLETTAYREIRERIMQAQYMPGTMLSENELAGTLGMSRTPVRAAISLLEREGLVESFKGRGVMVKDISFHDFSEMYEVLISMQLFVFDAALKRKIGFDLETMKQLLDKQKEALERDDYYGYYVHSLLFTESILRTTRNENMLRIVELYRGKYVFRMVSYRKKYPQYKPSYSALTNERVYKALALGDVAGAKAAIIEQYSTTHEQLMLDGIIR, from the coding sequence ATGTCCTCTTCTTCATTGGAAACGACAGCTTACCGGGAAATTCGGGAACGTATTATGCAAGCGCAGTATATGCCCGGAACAATGCTTTCGGAGAACGAATTAGCGGGCACGTTGGGCATGAGCCGTACGCCGGTCCGCGCGGCCATATCCCTGCTGGAACGAGAAGGCCTCGTCGAATCGTTCAAAGGCCGAGGCGTTATGGTCAAGGATATTTCTTTTCATGATTTCAGCGAAATGTACGAAGTGCTGATCTCGATGCAACTGTTCGTATTCGACGCCGCGCTTAAGCGCAAGATCGGATTCGATCTCGAGACGATGAAGCAACTGCTCGATAAGCAGAAGGAAGCGCTGGAACGGGACGATTATTATGGCTACTATGTCCATTCCTTATTATTTACGGAGTCGATTCTGCGGACGACGCGCAATGAAAACATGCTGCGGATCGTGGAACTGTATAGAGGCAAGTATGTATTTCGCATGGTCTCCTATAGGAAAAAATATCCGCAATACAAACCGAGCTATTCCGCGCTCACGAACGAAAGGGTGTACAAGGCTCTAGCGTTAGGGGATGTGGCGGGAGCAAAAGCGGCGATTATCGAGCAATACTCGACAACGCATGAGCAGCTCATGTTGGACGGAATTATTAGATAA
- a CDS encoding carbohydrate ABC transporter permease — protein sequence MSYEATTSPLPKAAASPRPKAQARKRPSFRMDAVKPYLYLLPALLTIGYWIYLPLIKTFKLSFYQWNLLPTSPKTYVGWDNFRNLLTLPEVGKALTNTLIYTIGVIPFSLIIPLAIAIFTDNVGKRYKNVYRALIFLPMIMAPVAVSSVWRWILHPTNGILNVTLNSLFGIEEPIRYFTDERLAIWSITFITGWKLIGFSTLIFSAAMTGINKEYIEAARIDRANKWQIIRHVLLPLLSPSILFMAMLSVLFASEWSFSYINVLTQGGPMNSTTNIYYLLWTYGFQTFSVGWSSAAAVVLFIGFGLIAWGFMRLSKKLSFFDD from the coding sequence TTGAGCTACGAAGCGACAACGTCGCCTTTGCCGAAAGCCGCGGCTTCGCCGCGGCCCAAGGCCCAAGCGCGCAAGCGGCCTTCGTTCCGGATGGACGCCGTCAAGCCGTACTTGTATTTACTGCCCGCTCTGTTGACGATCGGCTACTGGATTTACCTACCTCTGATTAAGACGTTTAAGCTGAGTTTCTATCAGTGGAATCTGTTGCCGACCTCTCCGAAAACCTACGTAGGCTGGGACAACTTCCGGAACCTTCTGACGCTTCCGGAGGTAGGCAAAGCGCTGACGAATACGTTGATCTACACGATCGGGGTCATACCGTTTTCGCTCATCATCCCTCTGGCTATCGCTATCTTTACCGATAACGTGGGCAAACGTTACAAGAACGTCTACCGAGCGCTGATCTTCTTGCCGATGATCATGGCCCCAGTCGCCGTATCCTCGGTGTGGCGCTGGATCTTGCATCCGACGAACGGAATTCTTAACGTGACGCTGAACTCGCTGTTCGGGATCGAAGAGCCTATCCGTTATTTCACGGACGAGCGGCTGGCGATCTGGTCGATCACGTTCATTACGGGCTGGAAGCTGATCGGCTTCAGCACGTTGATCTTCTCCGCGGCGATGACCGGGATCAACAAGGAGTATATCGAAGCGGCGAGGATCGACCGGGCAAACAAGTGGCAAATTATCCGGCACGTTCTGTTGCCGCTGCTGTCGCCTAGCATTCTGTTCATGGCGATGCTCAGCGTGTTATTCGCGTCCGAATGGAGCTTCTCTTATATTAACGTGCTGACGCAAGGCGGACCGATGAATTCCACGACGAACATTTATTATCTGCTATGGACTTACGGCTTTCAGACGTTCTCCGTCGGTTGGAGCTCCGCGGCAGCGGTCGTTCTTTTCATCGGATTCGGCTTAATCGCTTGGGGATTCATGCGGCTATCCAAGAAACTGTCGTTTTTCGATGATTAG
- a CDS encoding metallophosphoesterase family protein, translated as MEPIMFVHLTDTHINVPGKNPLFAIDAGAKLRAMFAEIGNLSQKPAFVIISGDLTQDGDVEDYKYLRQIIAEEQAALDVPVHVALGNHDSRPFFREGYLGDEPSEESYYYTFMEQGLRVAVLNTQIPGEHAGRLDEEQLAWLAQELTVPAPAGTIVVLHHPVVPTPSALMDSHLLANPNDLAEAIADTDVIGLLSGHIHFNSIGLFHGIPSAAGTGVAFGLDPTSTDSMKFIDNSGYNLVLAKGGQMLVHPMAMPGENRMLYEWKIDKDKQPAHAE; from the coding sequence ATGGAACCGATCATGTTCGTTCACCTTACCGACACCCACATTAACGTTCCGGGCAAGAACCCTTTGTTTGCAATCGATGCGGGAGCCAAGCTGCGCGCCATGTTCGCGGAGATCGGCAACCTAAGCCAGAAACCCGCTTTCGTGATCATCAGCGGCGATTTGACGCAAGACGGAGACGTGGAGGATTACAAATATTTGCGTCAGATCATTGCCGAAGAACAAGCGGCGCTAGACGTTCCGGTTCACGTCGCGCTAGGCAATCATGATTCTAGGCCTTTTTTCAGAGAAGGATATCTGGGCGATGAGCCGTCGGAGGAGTCTTATTACTATACGTTCATGGAGCAAGGGCTCCGGGTGGCCGTGTTGAATACGCAAATCCCGGGCGAGCACGCCGGTCGATTGGACGAAGAGCAGCTCGCATGGCTGGCCCAGGAGTTGACGGTTCCAGCTCCGGCGGGAACGATCGTGGTGCTGCATCATCCCGTCGTTCCGACGCCGTCGGCGCTCATGGATTCCCACCTTCTGGCCAATCCGAATGACTTAGCCGAAGCGATTGCCGACACGGATGTCATCGGTTTGTTATCGGGGCACATCCATTTTAACAGCATCGGTCTGTTTCACGGCATTCCTAGCGCGGCAGGTACGGGAGTGGCGTTCGGGCTGGATCCGACGTCGACGGACAGCATGAAATTCATCGACAACAGCGGTTATAATCTCGTGCTTGCGAAGGGCGGGCAAATGCTCGTACATCCGATGGCAATGCCGGGCGAGAATCGGATGCTCTACGAGTGGAAGATCGATAAGGACAAGCAGCCCGCGCACGCTGAATAA
- a CDS encoding DUF4153 domain-containing protein, whose amino-acid sequence MIYLNTIRKPLGRSTAALIGAFVLAIAHQYLFYDNVPGVSYPLFVILLYTYLFHDWRDRLREISGFGWFLFVVVLLLSVTYGLFSNPILYALNLVVVPILIFIHTAYLRGVNQSAWWKFGIVNDALDHLLSQSLRHLPTVFRIFKISVARKMGAEQKSTLGKVFIGLLIAVPLLIIVISLLASADGVFNRFVNGAPEWMNSLSIGEGLSRGIWIIVCGVLFFCYLWGFVKPKRAKTGMAGISGKLEESANRGTAKIDPIILTTLLLSVNAVYVLFVAVQFSYLFGAWDGGLPDGKTYAEYARSGFVELVIVTVINFALLMITLVRGDMTRRRIAALLYILIGCSGVMLYSAYMRLVLYEEAYGYTYIRFLVHAFMIYLAVMLVIAAVRVRMRILPLAKCYIVISLAAYVFINYVGMDRLIAENNIERYQETGKIDLQYLSGLSADAIPTLVNFSEQEYPGPGMKTLLVNKWETIKVEDRRWPSFNVSIFRAEKALNEIAGMPH is encoded by the coding sequence GTGATCTACTTGAATACGATTCGCAAGCCCTTGGGGCGATCTACGGCGGCATTGATCGGCGCGTTCGTTCTCGCTATCGCCCATCAATATTTGTTTTACGATAACGTCCCCGGCGTTTCTTATCCCTTGTTCGTCATCCTGTTGTATACGTATCTTTTCCATGATTGGAGAGATCGGCTGCGTGAGATCTCGGGATTCGGATGGTTCCTTTTCGTGGTCGTCCTGTTGCTCTCGGTAACGTATGGGCTGTTCTCGAATCCGATTTTATATGCCTTGAATTTGGTCGTCGTCCCGATTCTGATTTTCATTCATACGGCTTACTTGCGGGGGGTAAATCAGTCCGCTTGGTGGAAGTTCGGAATCGTCAACGACGCTCTAGACCATCTGCTCTCGCAAAGCTTGCGTCATCTTCCGACGGTGTTCCGCATATTCAAGATCTCGGTGGCGAGGAAAATGGGAGCGGAGCAGAAGAGTACGTTAGGCAAAGTGTTCATCGGACTGCTCATCGCCGTTCCTCTGCTCATCATCGTCATTTCCTTGCTGGCTTCCGCGGACGGCGTTTTTAACCGATTCGTGAACGGAGCTCCGGAGTGGATGAACAGCCTTTCGATAGGGGAGGGCTTGTCGCGAGGGATATGGATTATCGTGTGCGGGGTGTTATTCTTCTGCTATCTCTGGGGGTTCGTTAAGCCGAAACGCGCGAAGACCGGAATGGCCGGAATTTCCGGAAAGCTCGAGGAAAGCGCGAATCGCGGTACTGCCAAGATCGATCCGATCATCCTGACCACGTTGCTTCTCTCGGTGAACGCGGTGTACGTGTTGTTCGTGGCGGTTCAGTTCTCCTATTTGTTCGGCGCATGGGACGGGGGATTACCGGACGGGAAAACGTACGCGGAATACGCGAGGAGCGGATTCGTCGAGCTCGTGATCGTAACCGTCATTAATTTTGCCCTACTTATGATTACGCTTGTTAGAGGAGACATGACGCGAAGACGAATCGCGGCTCTGCTCTACATTCTAATCGGATGCTCCGGGGTCATGCTCTATTCCGCGTACATGCGACTCGTTCTATATGAAGAGGCTTACGGATACACCTATATTCGATTTTTGGTGCACGCCTTCATGATCTATTTGGCCGTTATGCTGGTTATTGCGGCAGTCAGAGTCAGAATGCGCATCCTCCCGCTGGCGAAATGTTACATCGTCATCAGTCTGGCGGCGTATGTATTCATCAACTACGTCGGAATGGATCGGTTGATCGCGGAGAACAACATCGAACGGTACCAAGAAACCGGGAAGATCGATTTGCAATACTTAAGCGGCTTGTCCGCGGATGCCATTCCGACGTTAGTTAACTTCAGCGAGCAAGAATACCCGGGCCCGGGCATGAAAACTTTATTGGTTAACAAATGGGAGACGATCAAGGTCGAGGATCGCCGGTGGCCGTCGTTCAACGTTTCGATTTTCCGTGCCGAGAAGGCGTTAAACGAAATTGCGGGCATGCCGCATTAA
- a CDS encoding NUDIX hydrolase, with product MGYIMDLRQRVGSQPLLMPGACVLVFNEAGHLLLQKRSDSQDWGTIGGALELGESLEEAAGRELYEEAGLRAEEFRFIDLLSGKDMYYKYPHGDEIYIYNVMAVYEAMNVEGTPRVNDDEGLELRYFSLYEPIPGLNPFTEHVLKKTGYLSKWYPFDRL from the coding sequence ATGGGATACATTATGGATTTGAGGCAGAGGGTCGGCTCGCAACCGCTGCTCATGCCTGGAGCTTGCGTGCTCGTGTTTAACGAAGCTGGACATCTGTTGCTGCAAAAGCGTTCCGATAGCCAGGATTGGGGAACGATCGGGGGCGCGTTAGAGTTGGGGGAATCGTTGGAAGAGGCCGCCGGCAGGGAACTCTACGAGGAAGCGGGATTAAGGGCGGAGGAATTCCGGTTTATCGACCTGCTCTCCGGGAAAGACATGTATTACAAGTATCCTCACGGGGATGAGATCTACATCTACAATGTGATGGCCGTATACGAGGCGATGAACGTCGAAGGCACGCCCAGAGTGAATGACGATGAAGGACTGGAGCTTCGTTACTTTTCGTTGTATGAACCTATACCGGGACTCAATCCCTTTACCGAGCATGTGTTAAAGAAAACGGGATACCTCTCGAAATGGTACCCTTTCGACAGGCTATAA
- a CDS encoding glucose 1-dehydrogenase, with amino-acid sequence MARLHEKVVVITGGARGMGAAHVRRLSAEGAMVVFTDILEEDGLNLQKELGDKVLFLKHDVTNASEWEAVIRKAEQSFGPVNVLVNNAGIDLPAADLQDVPEETYRKVIDVNQVSVFLGMKYAVPSMRKAGGGSIVNISSLAGIIGANKKIAYTASKFAVRGMTKAAALELGEYGIRVNSVHPGFIVTPMTEALINPELENSFPLKRAGRPEEVSDLVLFLASDESSYSTGSEFVIDGGLGAQ; translated from the coding sequence ATGGCTAGATTACATGAAAAAGTCGTTGTTATTACAGGCGGCGCCCGAGGCATGGGCGCGGCTCACGTGCGCAGGTTGTCGGCCGAAGGAGCGATGGTCGTATTCACCGATATTCTGGAGGAAGACGGATTGAACCTACAGAAAGAGCTCGGCGACAAAGTTCTGTTCCTCAAGCACGACGTCACCAACGCGTCCGAATGGGAAGCGGTCATTCGCAAGGCGGAACAGTCGTTCGGACCGGTTAACGTGCTCGTGAATAACGCGGGAATCGACTTGCCGGCGGCGGATCTGCAGGACGTTCCGGAAGAAACGTACCGCAAAGTAATCGACGTTAACCAAGTGTCCGTGTTTCTCGGCATGAAATACGCGGTTCCATCCATGCGCAAAGCGGGCGGAGGATCGATCGTGAACATTTCGTCGCTTGCCGGAATTATCGGAGCCAATAAAAAGATCGCTTATACCGCTTCGAAATTCGCGGTCCGCGGCATGACGAAAGCGGCGGCGCTCGAGCTCGGAGAGTACGGCATCCGCGTCAATTCCGTCCACCCGGGCTTCATCGTCACGCCGATGACGGAAGCCCTGATTAACCCCGAACTGGAGAATAGCTTCCCGCTCAAGAGAGCCGGCCGACCGGAAGAAGTCTCCGATCTCGTGCTGTTCCTCGCTTCCGACGAATCCAGCTACTCGACCGGATCGGAATTCGTGATCGACGGAGGTTTGGGCGCGCAATAA